Proteins from a single region of bacterium:
- a CDS encoding formate--tetrahydrofolate ligase, whose translation MMSDLDIAQSAPLKPITEIARAAGLLEDELEQYGKYKAKVSLSAIARLSDRPLGKYIDVTAITPTPLGEGKTVTTIGVSQALAKIGKSVVTCIRQPSLGPVFGIKGGAAGGGYSQVIPMEDFNLHLTGDLHAVSMANNLLAAYIDSHILHGNKLNINPFSITWKRVVDISDRALRQITVGLGGKENGYPRETGFDIAVASEVMAILALASDLQDMRKRLGEIVIGTNWDGKAVTAEDLKCAGAMAVLMKDAIMPTLMQTLEHTPVLVHAGPFANIAPGNSSIIADHLGLRMGEYVVTESGFGADCGCEKFMNIKCRYSGLKPDAVILTCTIRALKMHGNAFSVRPGKPLDPEVVAKPNDEALIKGCENLQQHIHAVKLHGVPVVVALNRFQTDTDHEIELVKKQALQFGATAAVPSDVHARGGEGGRELAEAVVAAADQKSDFKFLYPLDASIKEKIETIAVQIYGASGVDYLPAAEKKIELYNTLGYDKLPLCMAKTHLSLSHDPKLKGRPSGFRIPVRDIQASVGAGFLYPLLGDMRTMPGLPSVPAGNQIDITSEGKVVGLF comes from the coding sequence ATGATGAGTGATTTGGATATTGCCCAGTCCGCACCTTTAAAACCCATTACTGAGATTGCCCGGGCGGCAGGTCTTTTAGAGGATGAATTGGAACAGTATGGTAAATACAAAGCCAAAGTGAGTCTGTCTGCCATTGCACGGCTATCTGATCGTCCCTTGGGTAAGTATATTGATGTGACGGCGATCACACCCACACCCTTGGGCGAGGGCAAGACGGTCACGACGATTGGCGTCTCCCAGGCATTGGCAAAAATCGGCAAAAGTGTTGTGACCTGTATCCGACAACCGTCGCTGGGTCCGGTGTTCGGTATCAAAGGCGGTGCTGCCGGCGGCGGGTACTCGCAGGTCATCCCCATGGAAGATTTCAATCTTCATTTGACCGGTGATTTGCATGCTGTTTCCATGGCCAATAATCTTTTGGCCGCTTATATTGATTCCCACATCCTGCATGGCAATAAACTCAACATCAATCCTTTTTCCATTACCTGGAAACGGGTTGTTGATATTTCCGATCGGGCCTTGCGTCAAATTACTGTTGGTTTGGGAGGGAAAGAAAACGGCTATCCGCGGGAAACCGGATTTGATATTGCCGTCGCCTCGGAAGTTATGGCGATTCTGGCACTGGCCAGTGATCTTCAGGATATGCGAAAAAGGCTGGGTGAGATCGTGATTGGGACTAATTGGGATGGCAAAGCAGTCACGGCTGAAGATTTGAAATGTGCCGGTGCCATGGCGGTCCTTATGAAGGATGCCATCATGCCCACCTTGATGCAAACACTGGAACATACTCCGGTGCTGGTGCATGCCGGACCGTTTGCAAATATTGCGCCGGGTAATTCTTCGATTATTGCCGATCACTTGGGGTTGCGTATGGGTGAGTATGTGGTGACGGAAAGTGGTTTTGGTGCAGATTGTGGCTGTGAAAAATTTATGAATATTAAGTGCCGCTATTCAGGTTTGAAACCGGATGCTGTGATTTTGACTTGTACGATCCGGGCATTGAAGATGCATGGCAATGCGTTTTCTGTTCGGCCGGGAAAGCCGCTTGATCCGGAAGTTGTGGCCAAGCCCAATGATGAGGCGTTGATAAAAGGGTGTGAAAATTTGCAGCAGCATATCCATGCGGTTAAACTGCATGGGGTACCGGTGGTGGTTGCGCTCAACCGTTTTCAGACGGATACGGATCATGAAATTGAGCTGGTGAAAAAACAGGCCCTCCAATTCGGCGCCACTGCGGCTGTTCCGTCCGATGTTCATGCTCGTGGTGGTGAGGGCGGCAGAGAATTGGCGGAAGCAGTGGTGGCGGCAGCTGATCAAAAAAGTGATTTTAAATTTTTGTATCCGCTGGACGCATCGATAAAAGAGAAAATTGAAACCATTGCGGTTCAAATTTACGGTGCATCGGGTGTGGATTATCTTCCTGCGGCTGAGAAAAAAATCGAGCTCTATAATACCCTGGGTTATGACAAACTGCCGCTGTGTATGGCCAAAACGCATCTTTCCCTCTCACATGATCCGAAGCTCAAAGGGCGGCCAAGCGGTTTTAGAATTCCGGTGCGGGATATTCAAGCCAGCGTGGGGGCGGGTTTTCTCTATCCCCTGTTGGGTGATATGCGGACCATGCCCGGTTTGCCTTCTGTGCCGGCAGGCAATCAGATTGATATTACCTCCGAGGGTAAGGTGGTTGGATTATTTTAG
- a CDS encoding HEAT repeat domain-containing protein, whose translation MASQKTKIIWITMAVLALAAAAIIASIQFRSPRSWENKRKMMISKYSRMLVAKDPVQRREAVLSLGGVGDKSVIPQLLKALSDEDARVRENALISMRAWGDAAQLEKVEPLLADKDERVRASAVYTFGKLGTKDHLPKIKTFVGDPSVLVREQTMLALGNFKQEAVLTDLFKGTKDEDVLVRRRAIWVLTKYDSPEVIDAIIVALKKDVPMVQGDAAMALGRMKVKKAVPDLIAVLEKSKDVFVRRTTVMALGSINDLRAETVLIKAMGDKESTTQREAALALGRLGTENARKALVPLLKVKDKVVRLAGAHALAEMVTAKDMKIVDQMAGDEDESIREEAANALGRLKTSTSVAKLGKLIYDPAERVRWAAVAGLDAIGNEKAEAVLKKAMDEEKSQWIKRHIENILKRMETQRKTGIKMMRNDMPVPPEDLLRKIQQGEDPGKALKALQAEREKAEKAMKDAKKAAEKKQIKSKPAKKKSKKKNNIRKN comes from the coding sequence ATGGCGAGTCAGAAGACCAAGATAATATGGATCACAATGGCCGTGCTGGCGCTCGCTGCCGCAGCCATTATCGCCTCGATTCAGTTTCGCTCACCCCGTTCCTGGGAAAATAAACGAAAGATGATGATCAGTAAGTATTCCCGCATGCTGGTGGCCAAAGATCCCGTGCAGCGCCGGGAGGCTGTTCTCTCTTTGGGCGGTGTGGGAGATAAATCCGTTATCCCGCAATTACTAAAGGCTTTAAGTGATGAAGATGCCCGGGTTCGGGAAAACGCGTTGATTTCCATGCGCGCGTGGGGTGATGCCGCACAGCTTGAAAAAGTAGAACCGTTATTGGCGGATAAAGACGAGCGGGTTCGGGCCTCGGCGGTGTATACCTTTGGGAAATTGGGCACGAAGGATCATCTTCCAAAGATAAAGACTTTTGTGGGGGACCCCTCGGTTTTGGTCAGAGAGCAGACCATGTTGGCGCTGGGTAATTTTAAACAGGAAGCGGTTTTAACCGATTTATTTAAAGGGACAAAAGACGAAGATGTTTTGGTGCGTCGGCGTGCAATCTGGGTGCTGACAAAATATGATTCTCCCGAAGTGATTGATGCCATTATTGTAGCCCTGAAAAAGGATGTCCCGATGGTTCAAGGCGATGCCGCCATGGCATTGGGCCGGATGAAAGTGAAAAAAGCGGTGCCCGATCTTATTGCGGTGCTTGAAAAAAGTAAGGATGTTTTTGTAAGGCGTACCACCGTGATGGCCTTGGGAAGTATTAATGATCTGCGGGCTGAAACGGTATTGATAAAAGCTATGGGGGATAAAGAATCCACGACGCAGCGCGAGGCAGCCTTGGCGTTAGGGCGGTTGGGGACCGAGAATGCGCGTAAGGCGCTGGTACCGTTATTGAAAGTGAAGGACAAGGTTGTTCGTTTGGCAGGTGCTCATGCATTGGCGGAAATGGTCACTGCGAAGGATATGAAAATTGTGGACCAGATGGCGGGCGATGAAGATGAATCCATCCGCGAAGAAGCGGCCAATGCCCTGGGGCGTTTGAAAACTTCGACCTCGGTGGCCAAATTGGGAAAATTGATCTATGATCCTGCGGAGAGAGTTCGGTGGGCGGCTGTGGCTGGATTGGATGCCATCGGCAATGAAAAAGCTGAGGCAGTATTAAAAAAAGCCATGGATGAGGAAAAAAGCCAGTGGATTAAACGGCATATTGAAAACATTTTAAAACGTATGGAGACACAGCGGAAAACCGGGATTAAAATGATGCGTAATGACATGCCGGTACCGCCGGAAGATTTGTTGCGCAAAATTCAGCAGGGCGAAGATCCCGGCAAAGCACTGAAGGCATTGCAGGCTGAGCGGGAAAAAGCGGAAAAAGCGATGAAAGATGCAAAAAAGGCGGCAGAAAAAAAACAAATTAAATCGAAGCCGGCTAAAAAGAAATCCAAGAAAAAAAATAATATACGGAAAAATTGA
- a CDS encoding AAA family ATPase: protein MTGKIFIAATRQNVGKTLLSLGLMGNLHRKNLNVGYIKPVGQRTILADGAEVDEDALLMERVFHTRAILQDMNPVRVGKGFTADFIRHGRNDALEKNILAAYQRISQNRDFVVVEGTGHAGVGSVLDLSNARVAKLLDTPVVMVAPGGVGRPIDEVALNYVLLKEAGVPLAGVVVNKVKTNKYERVQELVIKGFEKKGIKVLGVIPFDDVLSAPTVREVMEEIEGDLVNHDLDERALDAPVKHNLVGAMSAHQALDYFKNGSLIITPGDREDIILAVIGMALAEENSDIAMVSGIVLTGHTIPHPAILELIYRSRIPVITCSKDTYTVASQIHDLMVKISPEETSKIEHAIKLVHDHFDFKAIYPDWK from the coding sequence ATGACCGGCAAAATATTTATTGCTGCAACCAGACAAAATGTAGGGAAAACCTTGCTTTCTTTAGGTTTGATGGGTAATCTCCATCGAAAAAATCTTAATGTCGGATATATTAAACCCGTCGGTCAGCGTACGATTTTAGCGGATGGCGCTGAGGTGGATGAAGATGCCCTGCTCATGGAGCGGGTATTCCATACCCGGGCAATTTTGCAGGACATGAATCCGGTGAGAGTGGGAAAGGGTTTTACCGCTGATTTTATCCGGCATGGTCGCAATGATGCGCTGGAGAAAAATATTTTAGCGGCCTACCAGCGTATCAGCCAGAACCGTGATTTTGTCGTTGTGGAGGGCACCGGACACGCGGGTGTCGGGTCCGTATTGGATCTTTCCAATGCCCGGGTGGCCAAGCTGCTGGATACACCGGTGGTGATGGTGGCACCCGGCGGGGTGGGCCGGCCGATTGATGAAGTTGCGCTAAACTATGTTTTGCTGAAAGAAGCCGGAGTCCCGCTGGCGGGTGTTGTGGTCAACAAAGTTAAAACTAACAAATATGAACGCGTCCAGGAATTGGTTATAAAAGGATTTGAAAAAAAGGGGATCAAGGTACTGGGTGTCATACCCTTTGACGACGTTTTATCAGCGCCAACAGTGAGAGAAGTCATGGAAGAGATTGAGGGCGATTTGGTGAATCATGATCTTGATGAGCGGGCATTGGACGCACCGGTTAAGCACAATCTGGTCGGGGCCATGAGTGCGCATCAGGCGCTGGATTATTTTAAGAACGGATCACTTATTATTACACCGGGAGACCGGGAAGATATTATTTTGGCTGTCATCGGTATGGCGCTGGCTGAGGAAAATTCCGATATCGCCATGGTTTCCGGAATTGTTCTGACCGGGCATACCATTCCGCATCCGGCCATTTTGGAATTGATTTATCGCTCCCGAATTCCGGTGATTACCTGTTCGAAAGACACCTACACAGTTGCGTCTCAGATTCATGACCTGATGGTAAAAATATCACCTGAGGAAACATCAAAAATCGAGCATGCCATCAAATTGGTACATGATCACTTTGATTTTAAAGCAATTTATCCGGACTGGAAATAG
- a CDS encoding homocysteine S-methyltransferase family protein translates to MTEPFKQMLDKKTLLFDGATGTLLQKYGMPVGVSPEAFCIEHPEIIQRVQRDYFQAGADVVLAPTFGANRIKLKNYGLETKVTEMNRRLAEISLQVAREEKKWVAGEMGPTGIFYQPFGETAFEEGLEIFGEQAKALGEAGVDFIAIMTMIDIQEARIALLAAKEMTDLPVVVFMTFDESQRTLTGSDPLTCLNVFQSLGAAGFGINCSTGPDKMLEIVKTIAPWATIPIFVKPNAGLPVIQKGETVFPMAADAFAAFAKPFLDAGVSGLGGCCGTTPEHIHLSAQALKGCKRDTTAKASLPLLISSARKSVRLDAGQAEPIRVIGERINPTGKLKLQETLKAGQMGLVKEFAREQKEQGADILDVNVGMPGIDEKAVMVQAVKELAVISDLPLCIDSSKPEVIAAALQIYPGRVLVNSLSGEAEKLAHLVPVLKKYGAAFITLPLDDAGIPETVTERKKVLKTIIAACEKAGIDCQAMVVDGLVMTVSSNPEHSRTTLETLAYVTRELKLNTVLGLSNISFGLPARGLVNSTFLAMAAGQGLSAVIANPAVELVMDVKHSAEVLTGRDLQSRRFIARFKDSAVSGPAASTKQPDQTPTERVQECIVKGDKDVVEPLLQTCLDQGTKAIEIVQKIMVPAIQLVGDKFNQREYFLPQLIGSAETMEKGVAYLTPYLKQEDHKKKGCGVIATVKGDVHDIGKKIVALLLRNNGYTVIDLGKSVDAETIVEKAIEHKADFIGLSALMTTTMTEMPKVVDLVRRRKLPFKVVLGGAVVTQKYADEIGADGYGADAGRSIKLMDALLQKHK, encoded by the coding sequence ATGACTGAACCCTTCAAGCAGATGCTGGATAAAAAAACGCTCCTGTTCGATGGTGCGACCGGAACCCTGCTCCAGAAATACGGCATGCCGGTCGGAGTCTCGCCTGAAGCATTTTGTATTGAACATCCCGAAATTATCCAAAGAGTCCAACGAGACTATTTTCAGGCAGGTGCGGATGTTGTCCTGGCCCCAACGTTTGGCGCCAACCGTATCAAACTGAAAAATTACGGTTTGGAAACCAAGGTCACTGAAATGAACCGCCGGTTGGCTGAAATTTCACTTCAGGTTGCCCGGGAAGAAAAAAAATGGGTTGCCGGTGAAATGGGACCCACAGGTATTTTTTATCAGCCCTTTGGAGAAACAGCATTTGAGGAAGGGCTGGAAATATTCGGGGAACAAGCCAAGGCTTTGGGAGAAGCGGGTGTTGATTTTATTGCCATCATGACCATGATTGATATCCAGGAAGCGCGGATTGCATTGCTGGCTGCCAAAGAAATGACGGATTTGCCGGTTGTGGTATTCATGACGTTTGATGAATCCCAGCGAACCCTCACCGGGAGTGATCCCTTGACCTGTCTTAATGTATTTCAGTCATTGGGTGCGGCAGGTTTTGGCATCAACTGTTCAACCGGTCCGGATAAAATGCTGGAAATTGTGAAAACCATTGCCCCCTGGGCCACGATCCCCATTTTTGTGAAGCCCAATGCGGGTTTGCCGGTGATACAAAAAGGTGAGACGGTTTTTCCCATGGCAGCCGATGCTTTTGCTGCATTTGCCAAACCGTTTTTAGATGCAGGGGTTTCAGGGTTGGGGGGGTGCTGCGGGACGACCCCGGAGCATATTCACTTGAGTGCGCAAGCACTCAAGGGGTGTAAGCGGGACACTACGGCAAAAGCGTCCTTGCCGCTGCTGATATCCAGTGCGCGCAAGAGTGTGCGTTTGGATGCCGGACAAGCTGAACCGATCCGGGTTATTGGTGAGCGGATCAATCCAACCGGAAAATTGAAATTACAGGAGACACTCAAGGCCGGTCAAATGGGATTGGTCAAGGAATTTGCCCGGGAGCAAAAAGAGCAGGGTGCGGATATTCTGGATGTGAATGTGGGCATGCCCGGGATTGACGAAAAAGCCGTGATGGTCCAGGCAGTCAAAGAACTGGCAGTGATTTCGGATTTGCCGCTCTGCATTGATTCAAGCAAGCCGGAAGTCATTGCAGCGGCTCTGCAGATTTATCCGGGCCGGGTGCTGGTGAATTCACTCTCAGGTGAGGCGGAAAAATTAGCGCACTTGGTACCGGTTTTGAAAAAGTACGGTGCTGCATTTATCACGCTGCCGTTGGATGATGCCGGCATACCGGAGACGGTGACGGAAAGAAAAAAAGTACTGAAAACGATTATTGCCGCCTGTGAAAAAGCCGGGATCGATTGTCAGGCGATGGTCGTTGATGGGCTGGTGATGACGGTTTCGTCCAATCCGGAGCACAGCCGAACGACATTGGAAACCCTGGCCTATGTTACCCGGGAATTGAAGCTCAATACTGTTCTGGGTCTTTCCAATATATCGTTTGGGCTGCCTGCCAGGGGATTGGTCAACAGTACATTTTTGGCCATGGCCGCCGGGCAGGGTTTGTCTGCAGTGATTGCGAATCCCGCAGTTGAGTTGGTGATGGATGTTAAGCACAGCGCGGAAGTATTGACCGGCCGTGACTTGCAAAGCAGGCGGTTTATTGCACGTTTTAAAGACAGCGCTGTTTCGGGACCGGCCGCCTCAACGAAGCAACCGGATCAAACGCCGACCGAGAGGGTTCAAGAATGTATTGTCAAAGGGGACAAGGATGTGGTGGAACCGTTGCTGCAGACATGTTTGGATCAGGGGACGAAAGCCATTGAAATTGTCCAGAAGATCATGGTGCCTGCCATTCAATTGGTTGGGGACAAATTCAATCAACGCGAGTACTTTCTCCCGCAGTTGATTGGATCTGCGGAGACGATGGAAAAAGGTGTTGCGTACTTGACACCCTATTTGAAGCAGGAAGATCATAAAAAAAAGGGGTGCGGCGTCATCGCGACGGTCAAAGGCGATGTACATGATATTGGAAAAAAAATTGTCGCACTTTTATTGCGGAACAATGGTTATACGGTTATTGATCTGGGAAAGTCTGTGGATGCGGAAACAATTGTTGAAAAGGCGATTGAACACAAGGCGGATTTTATCGGGTTGTCCGCTTTGATGACAACCACCATGACGGAGATGCCCAAGGTGGTGGACTTGGTACGCCGGCGTAAACTGCCGTTTAAGGTCGTTTTAGGCGGCGCGGTGGTGACGCAAAAATATGCCGATGAAATCGGCGCCGACGGGTATGGCGCGGATGCGGGCAGAAGTATTAAACTCATGGATGCACTGTTGCAAAAGCATAAGTAG
- a CDS encoding winged helix-turn-helix transcriptional regulator — MFLNVCIELISPDETVEKTVVKTVEKTVVKILALIKDNPKITQKELMDQTGLTRRGIEWNIKKLKEEGLIHRVGSARNGYWKLI, encoded by the coding sequence ATTTTTCTAAATGTTTGTATAGAGTTAATATCACCTGACGAAACTGTGGAAAAAACTGTGGTGAAGACTGTGGAAAAAACTGTGGTGAAAATTTTGGCCTTGATTAAAGATAACCCTAAAATCACTCAAAAAGAGCTAATGGATCAGACAGGTTTAACCCGCAGGGGCATTGAATGGAATATTAAGAAATTAAAGGAAGAGGGTTTGATTCACAGGGTCGGTTCTGCCCGGAATGGATACTGGAAATTGATTTAA
- the dcd gene encoding dCTP deaminase, whose product MVLPDHLIRKLSAEQGMIEPCSEPVSGGVVSYGISSYGYDMRLTNEFKIYQPQSSGQVVDPKKARPEDFRDFIGEVLELPPQTFCLGRSLEYFRIPRNIITVCTGKSTYARCGVLVNVTPLEPEWEGHVTMQIVNTTPMPVKIYANEGIAQVLFLQSEEIPQVSYADKGGKYQGSKGITLSKT is encoded by the coding sequence ATGGTCTTGCCTGATCACCTTATTCGAAAATTATCCGCTGAGCAGGGCATGATAGAGCCGTGCAGTGAACCGGTTTCCGGCGGGGTGGTATCTTACGGTATTTCTTCTTACGGATATGATATGCGGCTAACCAATGAGTTTAAAATCTATCAACCACAGTCATCCGGACAGGTTGTTGATCCCAAAAAAGCCCGACCGGAGGATTTCCGGGATTTTATCGGTGAGGTTTTAGAACTACCGCCGCAGACATTCTGTCTGGGCCGCTCTTTGGAATATTTCAGGATTCCCAGAAATATCATCACCGTCTGTACGGGCAAGTCCACTTATGCCCGCTGCGGTGTTTTGGTCAACGTGACACCCCTGGAGCCGGAATGGGAAGGGCATGTGACCATGCAGATTGTGAATACAACCCCCATGCCGGTTAAAATTTATGCAAATGAGGGTATTGCCCAGGTACTTTTCCTGCAAAGTGAAGAAATACCGCAGGTTTCTTATGCGGATAAAGGCGGGAAATATCAAGGCTCCAAGGGGATTACACTTTCGAAGACGTAG
- a CDS encoding leucyl aminopeptidase: MSVKVVDYNAVKKSTNCVLGVYDVLNVKGLPVAVQKEVTQINKTGDLKGKKEGLHVLYPACKEMDRLLLYYIGKRNQVTLDKIRKACARIVKKAVQLKIKTLTFDLESFIPPEADASETAMTLSLISHLALYKNTEFKPEHKQTGKTRLEIVLACRKPAVCLAAAKKGEKVAAAINVTRCLADRPANKLFPQGLASEAKKIAGKYAKMTCNVLQKKALEKKGFGALLAVGAGSPHPPVLIELNYRGGKPGRQPIALVGKGVTFDSGGISLKPSAKMDEMRYDMSGAATVLGIFQAAAELKLPVNLLGVIPAAENMPSGTAVRPGDIVKSLSGKTIEILNTDAEGRVILADALTYAKRYNPETIIDFATLTGAVIVALGHVASGLVTNNERLAKALEKASVKSGEKLWQLPLWDEYKDLIKSENADIANMGNKSGAGTIVGAAFLEAFVGTTPWAHLDIAGTAWGVGGPVFGKGATGVGVRLILDWLQK, translated from the coding sequence ATGTCAGTAAAAGTTGTTGATTATAATGCCGTGAAGAAAAGCACCAATTGTGTACTGGGTGTTTATGATGTGCTGAACGTGAAAGGACTTCCGGTAGCAGTCCAAAAAGAAGTCACACAGATAAACAAAACCGGGGACCTCAAAGGGAAAAAAGAGGGGTTGCATGTCCTCTATCCAGCCTGTAAAGAAATGGATAGGCTGCTTCTATATTATATAGGTAAAAGAAATCAGGTAACCCTGGATAAAATTAGAAAAGCCTGTGCACGCATTGTCAAAAAGGCGGTTCAACTGAAGATAAAAACCCTTACCTTTGATCTCGAATCCTTTATTCCCCCCGAGGCAGATGCATCAGAGACAGCCATGACACTCAGTTTAATCAGCCATCTGGCACTCTACAAAAACACTGAATTTAAACCAGAGCATAAGCAGACTGGCAAGACACGATTGGAGATTGTGTTGGCATGCCGGAAGCCGGCGGTATGTCTGGCAGCAGCAAAAAAAGGGGAGAAGGTTGCAGCGGCCATCAACGTTACCAGATGTTTGGCAGACCGGCCCGCGAATAAGCTCTTTCCGCAAGGTCTTGCGAGTGAGGCCAAAAAGATTGCCGGGAAGTATGCCAAAATGACGTGTAACGTTCTTCAGAAAAAGGCGTTGGAAAAAAAAGGTTTTGGTGCGTTGTTGGCAGTGGGTGCAGGTAGTCCGCATCCTCCGGTCCTCATTGAATTGAATTACCGGGGAGGGAAGCCGGGTCGGCAGCCGATTGCACTTGTGGGCAAAGGGGTGACCTTTGACTCAGGTGGTATCTCACTGAAACCTTCGGCAAAAATGGATGAGATGCGTTACGACATGAGCGGTGCAGCAACCGTGTTGGGTATTTTTCAGGCAGCAGCCGAACTCAAGCTCCCGGTGAATTTGCTGGGAGTCATCCCGGCTGCGGAAAATATGCCGTCAGGCACAGCCGTCCGTCCCGGGGATATTGTGAAAAGTTTATCCGGTAAGACAATTGAGATTTTAAACACAGATGCAGAGGGGCGGGTGATTTTGGCAGACGCACTCACTTATGCCAAAAGATATAATCCGGAGACGATCATTGATTTCGCAACATTGACCGGTGCGGTCATTGTTGCGCTGGGTCATGTTGCTTCCGGGTTGGTAACCAACAATGAGCGGCTGGCAAAAGCACTGGAAAAGGCATCTGTAAAATCCGGGGAGAAGCTCTGGCAATTACCCCTGTGGGATGAGTATAAAGATTTAATTAAAAGCGAAAATGCCGATATTGCCAATATGGGTAACAAATCGGGAGCAGGAACAATTGTCGGTGCCGCATTTTTGGAGGCATTTGTCGGGACCACACCGTGGGCCCATCTGGATATTGCAGGAACTGCCTGGGGTGTCGGGGGTCCTGTGTTTGGAAAAGGGGCTACAGGGGTTGGCGTAAGGCTAATCCTGGATTGGCTGCAAAAATGA